In a genomic window of Mycobacteriales bacterium:
- a CDS encoding DUF433 domain-containing protein: MTALAVERSAVDKFEAPLYTLAEAARYLDVNDGTFRTWARGYEMRDSKRIVRGAPVITALGAAGQRGPAIPFVGLAEGYALSAIRKAGVPLQRIRPALDRLEQEFGIHNALASQRLYTDGVEVLYDYTQEVEDAEPTSRRDLVVVRDGQGVFAEVVREYLKRITWGADGYAVAIPLPGYAQAEVVADIRRGFGQPTFKHGGARVEDVLGLFYAGESAATVAAEFGLSVTEVEDAIRVDKS; encoded by the coding sequence GTGACTGCACTTGCCGTCGAACGGTCCGCCGTCGACAAGTTCGAAGCCCCTCTGTACACGCTCGCCGAGGCTGCCCGGTACCTAGACGTGAACGACGGCACGTTCCGGACCTGGGCGCGCGGCTACGAGATGCGCGACAGCAAGCGGATCGTCCGGGGGGCGCCAGTCATCACCGCCCTTGGTGCCGCAGGTCAGCGCGGTCCGGCCATCCCGTTCGTCGGACTAGCCGAGGGGTACGCCCTCTCTGCAATCCGCAAGGCTGGAGTTCCGCTCCAAAGGATCCGTCCAGCGCTTGATCGACTGGAGCAGGAGTTCGGCATCCACAATGCGCTGGCATCGCAGCGGCTCTACACCGACGGCGTGGAGGTTCTGTACGACTACACGCAAGAGGTCGAGGACGCCGAGCCCACCTCACGACGTGACCTGGTCGTCGTGCGCGACGGCCAGGGAGTCTTCGCTGAGGTCGTGCGGGAGTACCTCAAGCGAATCACCTGGGGAGCTGACGGCTATGCGGTCGCCATTCCGCTGCCCGGCTACGCCCAAGCCGAGGTCGTCGCCGATATCCGCCGCGGCTTCGGCCAGCCGACCTTCAAACATGGCGGGGCACGGGTCGAAGACGTGCTGGGCCTGTTCTATGCCGGTGAATCCGCGGCCACCGTGGCGGCGGAGTTCGGTCTCAGTGTGACCGAGGTGGAAGACGCCATCCGAGTCGACAAGAGCTGA